A window of the Tunturibacter empetritectus genome harbors these coding sequences:
- a CDS encoding amino acid adenylation domain-containing protein has translation MDLRPQASEVPGESGFDGMALDTIVSVFERMAAEKSDQVAIVCGEARWTYGLLNARANELARRLQELGVRTNSFVAIYLDRSPEMIVTILGILKAGGAYLPIDFGYPRARVLEMLDDARPVAIVTTAVLASGVSGELTALSVSVVEMDREFVALNSPEPDNPPFAARAEDLAYLMYTSGSTGKPKGVMVTHRNVLRLLEQTDAWFHFGANDVWTMFHSIAFDFSVWEIWGPLLTGGRLVIVPFAVSRSPREFYELLSMERVTVLNQTPSAFFMLIQVEQDSAVLPLSLRVVIFGGEALQYRKLAPWFQRHGDTAPRLVNMYGITETTVHVTYRPITAAEAESVQESLIGTPIPDMQLYLLDEAKRPVQAGEVGELYVGGGGVTRGYLNRPQLNAERFIEDSFRPVPGATLYRTGDLARIRPDGEMVYLGRNDSQVKINGFRIELGEVEAALAEAPGVKQSCVVAHTDKTGTQRLAAYFVATTGVELTAKMLGEFFVSKMPAQMRPSSYTALKELPLTVNGKLDVAALPAPSVGSAGEALDGSAAQSLSETEERVSRVFTDVLDLQGIGLDDNFFDSGGTSLLLISAHLRLQAQFERLIPITVMFECPTVRSLAKRLAANGSSASEKDAIQQQAQRARGAFARARATKGVAS, from the coding sequence ATGGATCTTCGTCCCCAGGCTTCCGAGGTTCCGGGGGAGAGCGGATTCGACGGAATGGCTCTCGACACGATCGTCAGTGTCTTTGAGAGAATGGCTGCGGAAAAATCGGACCAAGTCGCGATTGTATGCGGAGAGGCTCGCTGGACCTACGGTCTGCTGAATGCGAGGGCGAACGAACTTGCCCGGCGGTTGCAGGAGCTTGGGGTTCGAACGAACTCGTTTGTTGCGATCTACCTGGACCGCTCGCCCGAGATGATAGTGACCATACTCGGCATCCTGAAGGCGGGCGGCGCGTATCTGCCCATCGACTTTGGATATCCCAGGGCCAGGGTTCTGGAGATGCTGGACGATGCGAGGCCGGTAGCGATCGTAACGACCGCAGTTCTTGCATCGGGGGTATCGGGAGAGTTAACTGCTTTGTCCGTATCGGTTGTGGAGATGGATCGTGAGTTTGTGGCGCTGAACTCTCCGGAGCCGGACAATCCACCGTTTGCCGCAAGGGCGGAGGACTTAGCCTATCTGATGTATACCTCGGGTTCGACCGGCAAGCCGAAGGGCGTGATGGTGACGCACAGAAATGTGCTTCGTCTGCTGGAGCAGACTGACGCTTGGTTTCACTTTGGAGCGAACGATGTCTGGACGATGTTCCACTCCATCGCTTTCGATTTTTCGGTGTGGGAGATCTGGGGACCATTGTTGACGGGCGGGAGGCTGGTGATCGTGCCATTTGCTGTGAGCCGTTCGCCGCGGGAGTTCTACGAGCTTCTCTCGATGGAGCGAGTGACGGTGCTCAATCAAACACCATCGGCTTTCTTTATGTTGATCCAGGTAGAGCAGGACAGTGCGGTTCTGCCGCTGTCGCTGCGCGTAGTGATCTTTGGCGGGGAGGCACTGCAGTATCGCAAGCTGGCTCCGTGGTTCCAGCGTCATGGGGACACGGCTCCACGGCTGGTGAATATGTACGGGATTACGGAGACGACGGTTCATGTGACGTACCGGCCAATCACGGCGGCAGAGGCGGAGTCGGTGCAGGAGAGCCTGATCGGGACGCCGATACCCGATATGCAGCTTTATCTGCTTGATGAAGCGAAGCGACCGGTGCAAGCGGGGGAAGTGGGCGAGCTCTATGTAGGGGGCGGCGGGGTAACGCGCGGCTATCTGAATCGTCCGCAGTTGAATGCGGAACGCTTTATCGAAGATTCCTTCAGGCCGGTGCCTGGTGCCACGCTCTATCGTACCGGCGATCTTGCGCGGATTCGTCCTGATGGCGAGATGGTGTATCTCGGACGGAACGATAGCCAGGTGAAGATCAACGGCTTTCGTATCGAACTGGGGGAGGTCGAGGCTGCGCTGGCTGAAGCGCCTGGGGTTAAGCAGTCGTGTGTGGTGGCGCATACGGATAAGACAGGGACTCAGCGGTTGGCGGCGTATTTTGTTGCGACTACGGGCGTTGAATTGACAGCCAAAATGCTTGGCGAGTTTTTTGTCTCGAAGATGCCTGCGCAGATGAGGCCCTCTTCGTACACCGCATTGAAGGAACTTCCTTTGACCGTGAACGGCAAGCTGGATGTCGCTGCATTGCCTGCTCCTTCGGTGGGATCTGCCGGCGAGGCTCTGGACGGTTCGGCGGCGCAGTCGCTGTCTGAGACCGAGGAGCGGGTGTCGCGAGTGTTTACCGACGTACTCGATCTGCAGGGGATTGGGTTGGACGATAATTTTTTCGATTCAGGGGGAACGTCTCTGCTGCTGATTAGCGCTCATCTGCGGTTGCAGGCTCAGTTTGAGCGGCTGATTCCGATTACGGTGATGTTCGAGTGTCCGACGGTGCGTTCATTGGCGAAGCGTCTTGCGGCCAATGGGTCTTCGGCTTCAGAAAAAGATGCAATTCAGCAGCAGGCTCAGAGGGCTAGAGGTGCGTTTGCGCGGGCTCGGGCGACGAAGGGTGTGGCGTCATGA
- a CDS encoding 4'-phosphopantetheinyl transferase family protein, translated as MSSDWKQVDILPPLETTEVQLWRIDLADATGLGTTGLNDRFAPLLAPSEQLHANRCRPGRVQDHFSVGRACLRILLGNASGLDLRSLPISTGVHGKPELPPIHGDSIAFNVAHSADTILIALTRSGSVGVDVEYYDRATDIMEVAHYNFTASEHRSLAAITDPHSRIRTFYRYWTRKEAVLKADGRGLIASLASFDIPFESVHLHPIRIGGSTDDQGKLFFVSDLTLNTEAAGAIAFESPESPLRQFIFPLGQPW; from the coding sequence ATGTCGAGTGATTGGAAACAGGTCGATATCCTCCCGCCACTCGAGACCACCGAAGTGCAACTCTGGCGAATCGACCTGGCCGACGCCACAGGGCTCGGCACCACAGGCCTCAATGACCGCTTCGCCCCGCTTCTCGCTCCATCCGAACAGCTCCACGCAAACCGCTGCCGGCCCGGGCGCGTGCAGGATCATTTCTCCGTTGGACGGGCCTGTCTGAGAATCCTTCTCGGCAACGCCTCCGGCCTCGACCTCCGTTCTCTGCCTATCTCTACCGGTGTTCATGGAAAACCGGAACTCCCTCCCATCCACGGAGACAGCATCGCCTTCAACGTAGCTCACTCCGCAGACACCATTCTCATTGCTCTTACCCGCAGCGGCTCCGTGGGAGTGGACGTCGAGTACTACGACCGCGCGACCGATATTATGGAGGTCGCCCACTACAACTTCACGGCAAGCGAACACCGCTCTCTGGCAGCAATCACCGATCCCCACTCTCGCATCAGGACCTTCTACCGCTACTGGACCCGGAAGGAAGCGGTTCTCAAAGCAGATGGACGCGGACTCATCGCCTCCCTCGCGTCCTTCGATATACCGTTCGAATCAGTACACCTGCACCCCATTCGCATCGGTGGCTCCACAGACGATCAAGGGAAGCTGTTCTTCGTCAGCGATCTGACTCTGAACACCGAAGCCGCCGGAGCAATAGCATTCGAGTCGCCCGAGTCGCCGCTGCGACAGTTCATCTTTCCCTTGGGCCAGCCGTGGTGA
- a CDS encoding anti-sigma factor family protein → MVLECKHVWEHISGYLDGTLDAAVLEDVQKHLEHCEICSAILDSTRNILILTADERVFELPLGFSERLHARLAAEMRGFTYTPRGSVEEGDG, encoded by the coding sequence ATGGTTTTAGAGTGCAAGCATGTGTGGGAGCATATCTCGGGTTATCTGGATGGGACTCTGGATGCGGCGGTGCTGGAGGATGTGCAGAAGCATCTGGAGCACTGCGAGATCTGTTCGGCGATTCTGGATTCGACGCGCAATATTCTGATCCTGACTGCCGATGAACGTGTCTTCGAACTGCCGCTGGGATTTAGCGAGCGGCTCCACGCGAGGCTGGCGGCCGAGATGCGGGGATTTACGTATACGCCTCGCGGAAGTGTGGAAGAGGGCGATGGCTAA
- a CDS encoding sigma-70 family RNA polymerase sigma factor: MTVISENRNEAQMIASILAGNTHEFHDLIQPYERSVYSMALSMLQNEADAEDAAQEAFLKAFRNLERFRGEAKFSTWLISITLNEARSRLRQKKTAKTESLDELNEGGHVSPALLRDWREIPSEALERQEVRLLLQDAIGDLPLIYRQVFVLRDMEDLSVNQSAEALGISVAAAKVRLHRARLMLQKRLSPQLKQVMPKRRWFPWF; encoded by the coding sequence ATGACGGTAATCTCCGAGAACAGGAATGAAGCTCAGATGATCGCCTCTATCCTTGCGGGCAATACGCATGAGTTTCATGATCTGATCCAGCCGTATGAGCGCAGCGTCTACAGCATGGCGTTGTCGATGTTGCAGAACGAGGCGGACGCGGAGGATGCGGCGCAAGAGGCGTTTCTCAAGGCGTTCCGCAACCTGGAGAGGTTTCGCGGCGAAGCGAAGTTCAGCACATGGCTGATCAGCATTACGCTGAACGAGGCTCGGAGCCGGCTGCGGCAGAAGAAGACTGCGAAGACGGAGTCGCTTGATGAGTTGAATGAGGGCGGGCATGTGTCGCCGGCGCTGCTGCGGGACTGGCGGGAGATTCCCTCCGAGGCGCTGGAGCGGCAAGAGGTTCGGTTGTTGTTGCAGGATGCGATTGGCGATCTGCCGTTGATCTATCGCCAGGTTTTTGTGCTGCGCGACATGGAAGACTTGAGTGTCAACCAGTCGGCGGAGGCACTTGGTATCAGCGTTGCGGCGGCAAAGGTGCGACTGCACCGCGCGCGGCTGATGCTGCAGAAGCGGTTGTCTCCTCAGTTGAAACAGGTGATGCCGAAGCGGAGGTGGTTCCCATGGTTTTAG
- a CDS encoding DoxX family protein, producing MKKLLELYAKFATLASYLQSPFLLVVRLYWGWQLVQSGWGKLHHLDKITDYFTSLNIPFPALNAHFVSGLEFFGGLLLILGLGSRLIGLMLTVNMLVAYWTADRDALLAVFSDPGKFYNADPYTFLFAAAMVLVFGAGLFSVDAVLKRRYRGWIEKQ from the coding sequence ATGAAAAAACTGCTTGAGCTGTATGCGAAGTTTGCAACACTGGCTTCTTATCTCCAATCCCCATTTCTTCTGGTGGTGCGGCTCTACTGGGGATGGCAGCTGGTTCAGAGCGGATGGGGGAAGCTGCATCATCTGGATAAGATCACCGACTACTTTACGAGCTTGAATATTCCCTTTCCTGCTTTGAACGCTCACTTCGTCTCAGGGCTGGAGTTCTTTGGCGGACTTCTTCTGATTCTGGGGCTCGGCTCGCGGCTCATTGGGTTGATGCTTACGGTGAATATGCTGGTGGCATACTGGACTGCAGATCGGGACGCCCTCCTTGCGGTGTTCTCCGATCCGGGCAAGTTCTACAACGCCGATCCATACACGTTTTTGTTCGCGGCTGCGATGGTTCTGGTGTTCGGGGCCGGGCTGTTCTCTGTTGATGCGGTGTTGAAGAGGCGTTATCGAGGATGGATCGAGAAGCAATGA
- the bufB gene encoding MNIO family bufferin maturase, which translates to MPANRFNGFSDYGVGIGLRVPHYDHIFAEKPVVDWFEIISENYMVDGGRALKVLDQILERYRVVQHGVSMYFGSVQPADREHLKRLKTLTRRTKTPWLSDHLCWGSVDGRYTHDLLPMPYTFEAVKATAARIREVQDFLEIPIAVENVSSYAEFHESQMTEWEFLNEVVEAADCGILLDVNNIYVSSQNHGFNPFDYVNSVPAERVAQIHIAGHSKFEKYILDTHDHPVLDPVWHLYARAIERVGPTATLLEWDDNIPSFDEVHSEALKATQYLEPAEITVKEEAREVVHS; encoded by the coding sequence ATGCCAGCCAATCGCTTCAACGGATTCAGCGACTACGGCGTAGGGATCGGCCTTCGCGTCCCGCACTACGACCACATCTTCGCCGAAAAACCCGTCGTCGACTGGTTCGAAATCATCTCCGAAAATTACATGGTCGACGGTGGCCGCGCGCTCAAGGTCCTCGATCAAATCCTCGAACGCTATCGCGTCGTCCAGCACGGCGTCTCCATGTACTTCGGCTCCGTCCAGCCAGCCGACCGCGAACATCTCAAGCGCCTCAAGACCCTCACCCGCCGCACCAAAACTCCCTGGCTCTCCGATCACCTCTGCTGGGGAAGCGTTGACGGGCGTTACACCCACGACCTCCTCCCCATGCCCTACACCTTTGAAGCGGTCAAGGCCACCGCCGCCCGCATTCGCGAGGTCCAGGACTTCCTCGAGATCCCGATCGCCGTCGAAAACGTCAGCAGCTACGCCGAGTTTCACGAGTCCCAGATGACGGAGTGGGAGTTCCTCAATGAAGTCGTCGAAGCCGCCGACTGTGGCATCCTGCTCGACGTGAACAATATCTACGTCTCCTCGCAGAATCACGGCTTCAACCCCTTCGACTACGTCAACAGCGTCCCCGCCGAACGCGTCGCGCAGATCCACATCGCAGGACATTCAAAGTTCGAGAAGTACATCCTCGACACCCACGATCATCCCGTGCTCGACCCCGTCTGGCATCTCTACGCCCGAGCCATCGAGCGTGTCGGCCCCACCGCAACCCTGCTCGAGTGGGACGACAACATCCCATCCTTCGACGAGGTTCACTCCGAAGCCCTCAAGGCAACGCAGTATCTGGAACCGGCAGAGATCACAGTGAAAGAAGAAGCCAGAGAGGTCGTGCACTCTTGA
- a CDS encoding HvfC/BufC N-terminal domain-containing protein, producing the protein MNLLELQRRMAEDVTRPLTPDFQMQPSTADGRPTQDLASTYIKPNDRLSSFDRLEIYNRQYWFRVIGAVSEDFPALAAVLGAKKFDSMVLAYLRENPSTSFTLRNLGSRLPKWLESRPDFSPRRHALLLDVARLEWAYVEAFDGADLPPLTAADFGDLGAASSLFLQPHLQLLDLRYPVDELVLAVHRQTAPSDIMSNAVTERKQAKRTRLPAMRRSQTHLAVHRYDNSVYYRRIDPEAFGLLSALQSGTLLGQALEIAFSKSTLSPEQQAAKIQEYFAHAAELGWFCKRHQV; encoded by the coding sequence TTGAACCTCCTCGAACTGCAACGCCGCATGGCTGAAGACGTAACGCGTCCTCTGACACCCGACTTTCAAATGCAGCCATCGACCGCCGACGGCAGACCGACGCAGGACCTGGCCAGCACCTACATCAAACCAAACGACCGCCTCTCCTCCTTCGACCGCCTCGAGATCTACAACCGGCAGTACTGGTTCCGCGTCATCGGAGCCGTCTCCGAAGACTTCCCCGCCCTCGCAGCCGTCCTCGGAGCGAAGAAGTTCGACAGCATGGTCCTCGCCTACCTCCGCGAGAATCCATCCACCTCCTTCACCCTTCGCAACCTCGGCTCCAGGCTGCCCAAGTGGCTCGAATCGCGCCCCGACTTCTCTCCCCGCCGTCATGCCCTCCTCCTCGACGTCGCCCGGCTCGAATGGGCCTACGTTGAAGCCTTCGACGGAGCCGATCTCCCTCCGCTAACCGCAGCCGACTTCGGCGACCTCGGCGCTGCTTCCTCGCTCTTCCTTCAACCTCATCTCCAACTGCTCGACCTCCGCTATCCCGTCGACGAACTAGTCCTGGCCGTCCACCGCCAGACCGCACCCAGCGACATCATGAGCAACGCCGTCACCGAGCGCAAGCAAGCCAAGCGAACCCGCCTTCCCGCCATGCGCCGCTCGCAGACCCACCTCGCCGTGCACCGCTACGACAACTCCGTCTACTACCGGCGGATCGATCCCGAGGCGTTCGGCCTCCTCTCCGCGCTGCAAAGCGGCACCCTCCTCGGTCAGGCGCTCGAGATCGCCTTTAGCAAAAGCACCCTCTCCCCTGAACAGCAAGCCGCCAAAATTCAGGAATACTTCGCCCACGCCGCCGAGCTGGGCTGGTTCTGCAAGCGACACCAAGTCTGA
- a CDS encoding alpha-amylase family glycosyl hydrolase: MEFHISRALREKLNVDDLLFSYTGNIVFANVTASRNLATQLQEYRAQNAESPKVVNAGALFAMGLIDELNHAMIARYRKDIDPAVFAEAVRWFTGHAKPEEIERLLLTFTTQFPNVAVYRGELTAAQWLNGTTDGLPNREAALEELLLLWLANINPAFTPFRELFEDTSLKQQTIYQQITAAFPDYFLTRPPISPEIGSLLDALRAPLLASPDSLTGQLDYIREHWPKYLGEDLRRVLLAIDVLREEDLAIWMRFHPPGPDQYRHGAPGRGGEGFVGDEFIGFEEEYFTGPDGVRRRRYGHDYQAPLNEYEAFSADQAWMPTVVLMAKSTYVWLEQLSKKYLCHIHRLDQIPDEELRLLADRGITGLWLIGLWERSVASRTIKRLRGHTDAVASAYSLKEYQIADDLGGNHAYENLRDRAARAGIRLASDMVPNHMGIDSNWVIENPDWFLYRWESPFPVYRFEGPDLSTDSRVEIKIEDHYYDQSDAAVVFRLRHHRDGATRYMYHGNDGTTFAWNDTAQLDYSKAAVREHVIQVILHVARLFPIIRFDAAMVLAKRHVQRLWFPLPGTGGSIPSRAENAMTQEEFDALMPHEFWREVVDRVAAEVPGTLLLAEAFWLLEGYFVRTLGMHRVYNSAFMNMLRDEENAKYRSYLKKTIEFDPDILKRYVSFMSNPDERTAIDQFGSGDKYFGVCTLLATLPGLPMFGHGQIEGYTERYGMEFKQAKMEEWPNDSLVARHQHEIAPLLKNRRLFAESTNFVLYDFWADHGTVDENVFAYSNRSHGQRAIILYNNSYCSTRGTIHFSAASVDKATGHLRQRSLAEGLDLPYNYFTFFAYRDTAHGLEYLCRSTDLHHTGLSIDLRGYQYAVLINWRELHATAEQPWDQLFDALNGAGVYSVEEALSKLRLRPVHEAFRQALSENNIRAFATVASELAAKEPASLSKDLAASSASQKSATGIAKTNPKTNPKTNPKSIEEKNNAASPALSAQTLLDPRLQAFVKCSQSFFERVLQTLPAETEESSPQSDASLSTASITPQTYKDLCEMMAKEAIHLISVSQNLSTILPPAVSSFLPGNKTNGQIWAPILAWITLCNLPHKDQTSLFDKLQLRSALSEIFSAIGMEGENTWRAAARVRILLAQTGTSPATTSTQKFWADPDVRWLTSVNESSGATYFNKEGFEELLGWLQLPSLIKSAQQPLVDLDSIKKIEATALESCRSAQKAGYNLDLYLSPEPPKQSEEKLTSDLKKPPTSRPAAKSAQRTKPDSKTKPTPKPAPEAESTLKAKPAQETESTPKSKPPTKEEKKPKTPHAD, translated from the coding sequence ATGGAATTTCATATCTCCCGCGCTCTCCGAGAAAAACTGAACGTAGACGATCTTCTCTTCAGCTATACCGGCAACATCGTCTTTGCCAACGTCACCGCAAGCCGGAACCTGGCCACGCAGCTTCAGGAATACCGCGCACAAAACGCTGAATCCCCAAAAGTCGTCAACGCCGGCGCGCTCTTCGCCATGGGACTCATCGACGAGCTCAACCACGCGATGATCGCCCGCTATCGCAAAGACATCGACCCCGCAGTCTTCGCCGAAGCCGTACGCTGGTTCACCGGCCACGCCAAACCTGAAGAGATCGAACGCCTCCTCCTCACCTTCACCACCCAGTTTCCCAACGTAGCCGTCTATCGCGGCGAACTCACCGCCGCCCAGTGGCTCAACGGCACCACCGACGGCCTGCCAAATCGCGAAGCAGCCCTCGAAGAGCTCCTCCTCCTCTGGCTCGCAAACATCAACCCAGCCTTCACCCCCTTTCGCGAGCTCTTCGAGGACACGTCCCTCAAGCAGCAGACCATCTATCAACAAATCACCGCCGCCTTCCCCGACTACTTCCTCACCCGCCCTCCGATCTCCCCCGAGATTGGAAGCCTCCTCGACGCCCTCCGCGCTCCCCTGCTCGCCTCGCCCGACTCCCTCACCGGCCAGCTCGACTACATCCGCGAGCACTGGCCCAAGTACCTCGGCGAAGATCTCCGCCGCGTCCTCCTCGCCATCGACGTCCTCCGCGAAGAAGACCTCGCCATCTGGATGCGCTTCCATCCCCCCGGCCCCGACCAGTACCGTCACGGCGCGCCCGGCCGCGGAGGTGAAGGCTTCGTCGGCGACGAGTTCATCGGCTTCGAAGAGGAGTACTTCACCGGCCCCGATGGCGTCCGCCGTCGCCGCTACGGCCACGACTACCAGGCTCCCCTCAACGAGTACGAAGCCTTCAGTGCCGACCAGGCCTGGATGCCCACCGTCGTTCTCATGGCCAAGAGCACCTACGTCTGGCTCGAGCAGCTCTCCAAAAAATACCTCTGCCACATCCACCGCCTCGACCAGATCCCCGACGAAGAACTCCGCCTCCTCGCCGACCGCGGCATCACCGGCCTATGGCTCATCGGCCTCTGGGAGCGCAGCGTCGCCTCCCGCACTATCAAACGCCTCCGCGGACACACCGACGCCGTCGCCTCCGCATACTCCCTCAAGGAGTACCAGATCGCCGACGACCTCGGCGGCAACCACGCCTACGAAAACCTCCGCGACCGCGCCGCCCGGGCAGGCATCCGCCTCGCCAGCGACATGGTCCCCAACCACATGGGCATCGACTCAAACTGGGTCATCGAAAATCCCGACTGGTTCCTCTACCGCTGGGAGAGCCCCTTCCCCGTCTACCGCTTCGAAGGCCCCGACCTCTCCACCGACAGCCGCGTCGAGATCAAGATCGAAGACCACTACTACGACCAGTCCGACGCCGCAGTAGTCTTCCGCCTCCGCCACCACCGCGACGGAGCCACCCGCTACATGTACCACGGCAACGACGGCACCACCTTCGCTTGGAACGACACCGCACAGCTCGACTACTCCAAAGCAGCCGTCCGCGAGCACGTCATCCAGGTCATCCTCCACGTCGCCCGCCTCTTCCCCATCATCCGCTTCGACGCCGCCATGGTCCTCGCCAAACGCCACGTCCAGCGCCTCTGGTTCCCCCTCCCCGGCACCGGCGGCTCCATCCCCTCACGCGCAGAGAACGCGATGACTCAGGAAGAGTTCGACGCTCTCATGCCCCATGAGTTCTGGCGCGAGGTTGTCGACCGCGTAGCCGCCGAGGTCCCCGGCACACTCCTCCTCGCCGAAGCCTTCTGGCTCCTCGAAGGCTACTTCGTCCGCACCCTCGGAATGCATCGCGTCTACAACAGCGCCTTCATGAACATGCTGCGCGACGAAGAGAACGCCAAGTACCGCTCCTACCTCAAAAAAACCATCGAGTTCGACCCCGATATCCTCAAGCGCTACGTCAGCTTCATGAGCAATCCCGACGAGCGCACCGCGATCGATCAGTTCGGCTCCGGCGACAAGTACTTCGGCGTCTGCACCCTCCTCGCCACCCTCCCCGGCCTTCCCATGTTCGGCCACGGTCAGATCGAAGGCTACACCGAGCGTTACGGCATGGAGTTCAAGCAGGCCAAGATGGAAGAGTGGCCCAACGACAGTCTTGTAGCCCGCCACCAGCACGAAATAGCGCCTCTCCTCAAAAACCGCCGTCTCTTCGCCGAGAGCACCAACTTCGTCCTCTACGACTTCTGGGCCGACCACGGCACCGTCGACGAAAACGTCTTCGCCTACTCCAACCGCTCCCACGGCCAGCGCGCCATCATCCTCTACAACAACAGCTACTGCAGCACCCGCGGCACCATCCACTTCTCCGCGGCCTCGGTCGACAAAGCAACCGGCCACCTCCGCCAGCGAAGCCTCGCCGAAGGGCTCGATCTTCCGTACAACTACTTCACCTTCTTCGCCTATCGCGACACCGCCCACGGCCTGGAATATCTCTGCCGCAGCACCGACCTCCACCACACCGGCCTCTCCATCGATCTGCGCGGCTACCAGTACGCCGTCCTGATCAACTGGCGCGAGCTCCACGCCACCGCCGAACAACCCTGGGACCAGCTCTTCGACGCACTCAACGGAGCCGGCGTCTACAGCGTCGAAGAGGCGCTCTCCAAACTCCGCCTGCGCCCTGTGCATGAGGCCTTCCGCCAGGCTCTCAGCGAAAACAACATTCGAGCCTTCGCAACCGTCGCCTCGGAGCTCGCAGCCAAAGAACCCGCTTCTCTCTCTAAAGATCTCGCTGCGTCGAGCGCAAGCCAAAAATCGGCAACAGGCATCGCCAAGACAAATCCCAAGACAAACCCAAAGACAAACCCAAAATCAATCGAAGAAAAAAACAATGCCGCCTCTCCCGCCCTGTCCGCACAGACCCTCCTTGACCCTCGCCTTCAGGCCTTCGTGAAGTGCAGTCAGAGCTTCTTCGAAAGGGTGCTCCAAACTTTACCCGCTGAGACCGAAGAATCCTCCCCTCAATCGGACGCAAGCCTCTCCACAGCTTCGATCACGCCCCAAACCTATAAGGACCTCTGCGAGATGATGGCGAAAGAGGCCATCCATCTCATCTCGGTCTCTCAAAACCTCTCAACTATCCTGCCCCCGGCAGTGAGCAGCTTTCTACCCGGCAATAAGACGAACGGACAGATCTGGGCGCCAATCCTGGCCTGGATCACTCTCTGCAATCTCCCTCACAAAGACCAGACATCGCTCTTCGACAAGCTCCAGTTGCGCTCGGCTCTGTCAGAGATCTTCTCCGCCATCGGCATGGAAGGAGAAAACACCTGGCGCGCCGCTGCCCGCGTACGGATCCTGCTGGCACAAACCGGCACCTCGCCGGCAACAACCAGCACACAAAAATTCTGGGCCGACCCCGACGTTCGCTGGCTCACCAGTGTCAACGAATCTTCCGGCGCCACCTACTTCAACAAAGAGGGCTTTGAAGAGCTCCTCGGCTGGCTCCAACTCCCCTCGTTAATAAAATCTGCCCAGCAGCCTCTCGTTGATCTCGATTCGATCAAAAAGATTGAAGCTACTGCTCTAGAGTCTTGCCGATCGGCACAGAAGGCTGGTTATAACCTCGATCTCTACCTCAGCCCTGAACCGCCTAAGCAGTCCGAAGAAAAGCTAACCAGCGATCTCAAGAAACCGCCAACCTCCAGACCCGCTGCGAAGTCAGCCCAGAGAACAAAGCCAGACTCAAAGACAAAGCCAACCCCAAAACCAGCCCCCGAGGCCGAGTCAACTCTAAAAGCAAAGCCAGCCCAAGAGACCGAGTCAACTCCAAAATCGAAGCCACCCACAAAAGAAGAAAAGAAACCGAAGACTCCACACGCTGACTAG